One genomic window of Bradyrhizobium sp. B124 includes the following:
- a CDS encoding TetR/AcrR family transcriptional regulator — protein MASGTTLKLKQQRSRDRREQILSAATKLFGQRGIDGTSLTEIATVAKVPLSSIYDYFEDKRALVLDVPEGNFEALYQKTEPLLVKGGDPVEQLRIIFLTNFQYIKDNPSWGRVFFLEIWPSVLAAEPRVKKAVDKYALRYVQLIKQAIRAGTYRRNLDPYTAMSLMMGGMCHLTAVWLLYGRKYDLVKKGKTLFTTLHNGFVQR, from the coding sequence GTGGCTTCGGGGACGACGCTCAAGCTCAAGCAACAACGCAGCCGCGATCGGCGCGAGCAGATCCTCTCGGCAGCGACCAAGCTGTTCGGCCAGCGGGGCATCGACGGCACCTCGCTCACCGAGATCGCTACCGTCGCGAAAGTACCGCTCTCCAGCATCTACGATTATTTCGAGGACAAGCGCGCGCTGGTGCTGGATGTGCCCGAGGGCAATTTCGAAGCGTTGTATCAGAAGACCGAGCCGCTGCTGGTGAAGGGCGGCGACCCCGTCGAGCAGCTTCGCATCATCTTCCTGACCAACTTCCAGTACATCAAGGACAACCCGAGCTGGGGCCGCGTGTTCTTCCTGGAGATATGGCCGAGCGTCCTTGCCGCCGAGCCGCGGGTCAAGAAGGCGGTCGACAAATATGCGCTGCGCTACGTGCAGCTGATCAAGCAGGCGATCCGCGCCGGCACCTATCGCCGCAACCTCGATCCCTACACCGCGATGTCGCTGATGATGGGCGGCATGTGCCACCTGACCGCGGTCTGGCTGCTCTATGGCCGCAAATACGATCTGGTGAAGAAGGGCAAGACGCTGTTCACCACGCTGCACAACGGGTTCGTTCAGCGTTAG
- a CDS encoding alanyl-tRNA editing protein, which yields MSRAFYHDHPEILQLEAEVRDARPGAVLVERSPFFPGGGGQLPDQGVLRWSGGVLPVTALARDERGLWHTVPGDSLISGKVMLEVEPAFRELMCELHTLAHVVNALVYTQFGGALLTGAQLNADGSFRVDFDLPGADNERLRALETPLNDIIRQDLPVSAAFMAHTEAEATPGLFRSKAVAPPVGEDGLVRIVEILGLDRQACGGTHLTSTGQARPARIVKIDNKGRQNRRIKVAV from the coding sequence ATGTCGCGTGCCTTCTATCACGATCATCCCGAAATCCTGCAGCTCGAAGCCGAGGTGCGCGACGCAAGGCCCGGCGCCGTCCTCGTCGAACGCTCGCCGTTTTTTCCCGGAGGGGGCGGGCAGCTTCCGGACCAGGGTGTCCTGAGATGGTCCGGCGGCGTGCTGCCGGTGACCGCCCTCGCGCGTGACGAACGCGGCCTCTGGCACACGGTCCCGGGCGACAGCCTGATCTCCGGCAAGGTCATGCTCGAAGTCGAGCCGGCATTTCGCGAGCTGATGTGCGAACTGCACACGCTTGCCCACGTCGTCAACGCGCTGGTCTATACGCAGTTCGGCGGCGCGCTTCTGACCGGCGCGCAACTCAATGCCGACGGCAGCTTCCGGGTCGACTTCGATCTGCCCGGCGCCGACAATGAACGACTGCGGGCGCTTGAGACGCCGCTGAACGACATCATCCGGCAGGACCTTCCGGTGAGCGCCGCTTTCATGGCGCATACCGAAGCAGAAGCCACACCCGGATTGTTTCGCAGCAAGGCTGTCGCTCCACCGGTCGGGGAGGATGGCCTTGTCCGGATCGTCGAGATCCTCGGTCTCGACCGGCAGGCCTGCGGCGGCACCCATCTGACGTCGACCGGGCAGGCCCGCCCTGCGCGCATCGTCAAGATCGACAACAAGGGCCGCCAGAATCGCCGGATCAAGGTTGCGGTCTGA
- a CDS encoding OpgC domain-containing protein: MDVKAVLPPRGRDYRLDLLRGFANWAIYLDHIPNNAVNWITQKNFGFSDAADLFVFISGYTASFVYARVMLERGTVIGATRLIKRAWQIYVAHVLLFVIYIAEIGYLAQRYHDPNLENEFNVAGFMQNPAETLYQGLLLAFKPVNMDVLPLYIALMLVYPLVLWAMLRKLNLTLAASFLLYLAARHFGWNLRAYPGGSWYFNPFCWQFLFVFGGWFALGGASESITFIRSRAFLWLGGAYLLFALIMTLAGRFPELGQAMPSWLYDAFNPNDKTNLAPYRVLHFVVLAFFVTRFLPREWAGYEWPIFQPIIKCGQQSLEVFCSGVFLAVVAHVVLVEVSGSLWMQILVSAIGIVLMTVLAYYRSWSKKIDKAPKPPVAAQAQAAAKPAE; the protein is encoded by the coding sequence ATGGACGTCAAGGCTGTTCTGCCGCCGCGTGGCCGCGACTATCGCCTCGATCTGCTGCGCGGCTTCGCCAACTGGGCGATCTATCTCGATCACATCCCGAACAACGCGGTGAACTGGATCACGCAGAAGAATTTCGGCTTCAGCGACGCGGCCGATCTGTTCGTCTTCATCTCCGGCTACACCGCGTCCTTTGTCTATGCGCGGGTGATGCTGGAGCGCGGGACCGTGATCGGCGCCACCCGGCTGATCAAGCGGGCGTGGCAGATCTATGTCGCGCATGTCCTGCTGTTCGTGATCTACATCGCCGAGATCGGCTATCTCGCGCAGCGCTATCACGACCCCAATCTCGAGAACGAATTCAACGTCGCCGGCTTCATGCAGAACCCGGCCGAGACGCTCTATCAAGGCCTGCTGCTGGCGTTCAAGCCGGTCAACATGGACGTGCTGCCGCTCTACATCGCGCTGATGCTGGTCTATCCGCTGGTGCTGTGGGCGATGCTGCGGAAGCTCAACCTGACGCTGGCAGCCTCGTTCCTGCTCTATCTGGCCGCACGGCATTTCGGCTGGAATCTGCGCGCCTATCCAGGCGGCTCGTGGTACTTCAACCCGTTCTGCTGGCAGTTCCTGTTCGTGTTCGGCGGCTGGTTCGCGCTCGGCGGCGCCAGCGAATCGATCACATTCATCCGCTCGCGCGCCTTTCTGTGGCTCGGCGGCGCCTATCTGTTGTTCGCACTGATCATGACACTGGCGGGCCGATTTCCGGAGCTGGGCCAGGCGATGCCGTCCTGGCTCTACGACGCCTTCAATCCGAACGACAAGACCAACCTCGCGCCCTATCGCGTGCTGCACTTCGTGGTGCTGGCCTTCTTCGTCACACGCTTCCTGCCGCGCGAATGGGCCGGATACGAATGGCCGATATTCCAGCCGATCATCAAATGCGGCCAGCAGTCGCTCGAGGTGTTCTGCTCGGGCGTATTCCTTGCCGTGGTCGCGCATGTGGTGCTTGTCGAGGTCTCGGGCAGCCTCTGGATGCAGATCCTGGTCAGCGCGATCGGCATCGTGCTGATGACCGTGCTCGCCTATTACCGCTCCTGGTCGAAGAAGATCGACAAGGCGCCGAAGCCGCCCGTGGCTGCGCAGGCGCAGGCGGCTGCGAAGCCGGCGGAATAG
- a CDS encoding ATP-binding protein — protein sequence MTVAIEMGQTTAGASAAIDLEELLATRLLVQGNSGSGKSHLLRRLLEQSAPWVQQTIIDPEGDFVTLAERFGHLVIDAEDHTERSLQVAGERVRIHRVSTVLNLEGLDAENQMRRAAAFLGGMFEVARDHWYPMLVVVDEAQLFAPAIAGEVSDEARKLSLGAMTNLMCRGRKRGLAGIIATQRLAKLAKNVAAEASNFLMGRTFLDIDMARAADLLGMERRQAEAFRDLERGQFMALGPALSRRPLGLRIGPTDTQPRNAAPRLMPLPEAALEDARAIILAAPPPETTARPPRRAPSPDLLSQLMAAKPTVPEQDPEAAEPPLSAEQLAERRERLDRILRAILAEPDAGFRAIGVLYQEFVVRCRIEGLGAVVPELTDFRRMLTRARAGLGAEMAEDHAWQDVSLRAAILPEDMQGVFMMIARAAKEGWPCPSDAAIARAYGTHSLRRARHLLTYIEEQGLIVCQLDGAGRRIVTLVELAWATAAADPNADEVLAEAASNSSTP from the coding sequence ATGACCGTAGCGATCGAGATGGGACAGACGACGGCCGGCGCTTCGGCGGCCATCGACCTCGAGGAGCTATTGGCCACGCGCCTCCTGGTGCAGGGCAACTCGGGTTCCGGCAAATCCCATCTGCTGCGCCGGCTGCTGGAACAGAGCGCGCCATGGGTGCAGCAGACCATCATCGATCCCGAGGGTGACTTCGTGACCCTGGCCGAGCGATTCGGCCACCTCGTCATCGATGCCGAGGACCATACCGAGCGCAGCCTGCAGGTCGCCGGCGAGCGCGTACGCATCCATCGCGTCTCGACCGTGCTCAATCTCGAGGGGCTCGACGCCGAGAACCAGATGCGGCGCGCCGCGGCCTTCCTCGGCGGCATGTTCGAGGTCGCCCGCGACCACTGGTATCCGATGCTGGTGGTGGTGGACGAGGCGCAGCTGTTCGCGCCGGCGATCGCGGGCGAAGTTTCCGACGAGGCGCGCAAGCTCTCGCTCGGCGCGATGACCAACCTGATGTGCCGCGGCCGCAAGCGCGGGCTTGCCGGGATCATCGCGACCCAGCGGCTGGCCAAGCTCGCCAAGAATGTCGCGGCCGAAGCATCGAACTTCCTGATGGGCCGGACTTTCCTCGATATCGACATGGCGCGCGCCGCCGACCTGCTCGGCATGGAGCGGCGGCAGGCGGAGGCGTTCCGCGACCTGGAGCGCGGACAATTCATGGCGCTGGGACCCGCGCTCTCCCGCCGTCCGCTGGGCCTCCGCATCGGTCCGACCGACACCCAACCGCGCAACGCGGCGCCGCGGCTGATGCCGCTGCCCGAAGCGGCGCTTGAGGATGCACGCGCCATCATCCTCGCGGCCCCGCCGCCCGAAACAACGGCCAGACCGCCGCGCCGCGCGCCGTCGCCCGACCTGCTCAGCCAGTTGATGGCCGCCAAGCCAACAGTACCGGAGCAAGATCCCGAAGCCGCGGAACCGCCACTCAGCGCCGAGCAGCTGGCCGAACGGCGTGAGCGGCTGGATCGCATCCTGCGCGCGATCCTCGCCGAGCCCGACGCCGGCTTCCGCGCCATCGGCGTGCTCTATCAGGAGTTCGTGGTCCGCTGCCGGATCGAAGGTCTCGGTGCCGTCGTGCCCGAGCTGACCGATTTCCGCCGCATGCTGACGCGCGCCCGCGCCGGGCTCGGCGCCGAGATGGCGGAGGACCACGCTTGGCAGGATGTCTCGCTGCGTGCCGCCATCCTGCCCGAGGACATGCAGGGCGTCTTCATGATGATCGCGCGCGCCGCGAAGGAAGGCTGGCCCTGCCCGAGCGATGCCGCGATCGCCCGCGCCTATGGCACGCACTCGCTGCGCCGCGCCCGGCATCTTCTGACCTACATCGAGGAGCAGGGCCTGATCGTCTGCCAGCTTGACGGTGCCGGCCGGCGGATCGTGACACTCGTCGAACTCGCCTGGGCCACGGCCGCAGCCGACCCGAATGCCGACGAAGTACTGGCGGAAGCGGCCTCCAACAGCTCGACTCCGTAA
- a CDS encoding acyl-CoA dehydrogenase family protein yields MHFELPDDLHVLQSRVREFVRSELKPHDAAIEATGEVPESAMAGLRKMGLFGTNTPKQFGGLGLSMLGSCIVIEELAKAHAAFYYLIGVNVHIGSKAIEFFAQPGVRDRWLPELASGRMIGAFALTEPSAGSDAARIQTRARRDGDHYVLDGRKTYITNAPVAGVFTVFATLDPSAGAKGIAAFVVDAKTPGLSIGRLVEMAAGRGSAHAEVDFEDCRVPRENMLGQEGEGFAIAMRCLDAGRTHWGAYCVGAASQLLDYALDHVSERETFGRKLRDHQGIEWQIADMASALHAARLVAYEAAWRYDQGDAAARTAAAALSKYTGADMVQRVADMTMQLFGGAGYSRDLPIERIWRETRVVRILDGTSEIMRQIIARNAFRNHERRNAPI; encoded by the coding sequence AGGTGCCGGAGAGTGCGATGGCCGGCCTGCGCAAGATGGGATTGTTCGGCACCAACACGCCGAAGCAATTTGGCGGGCTCGGCCTCTCGATGCTCGGCAGCTGTATCGTGATCGAGGAGCTCGCGAAGGCGCACGCCGCCTTCTACTATCTGATCGGGGTGAACGTTCATATCGGCTCGAAGGCGATCGAGTTCTTCGCGCAGCCTGGGGTTCGCGACAGATGGTTGCCCGAGCTCGCCAGCGGCCGCATGATCGGCGCCTTCGCGCTGACCGAGCCGAGCGCCGGATCGGATGCCGCCCGCATCCAGACCAGGGCGCGGCGCGACGGCGATCATTACGTGCTCGACGGCCGCAAGACCTACATTACCAATGCGCCGGTCGCCGGCGTCTTCACGGTGTTCGCCACGCTCGACCCGTCCGCGGGCGCGAAGGGCATTGCGGCGTTTGTCGTGGACGCGAAGACGCCGGGCCTTTCCATCGGCCGCCTGGTCGAGATGGCCGCCGGCCGCGGCTCAGCGCATGCCGAGGTGGACTTCGAGGACTGCCGCGTTCCGCGCGAAAACATGCTCGGCCAGGAGGGTGAAGGATTTGCCATCGCGATGCGGTGCCTGGATGCCGGGCGCACGCATTGGGGCGCCTATTGCGTCGGCGCAGCGAGCCAGCTGCTGGACTACGCGCTCGATCATGTCTCGGAGCGCGAGACGTTCGGGCGCAAGCTGCGCGACCATCAAGGCATCGAGTGGCAGATCGCCGACATGGCGAGCGCGCTGCATGCCGCGCGCCTGGTCGCCTATGAGGCGGCCTGGCGCTACGACCAGGGCGACGCCGCCGCCCGCACCGCCGCGGCGGCACTGTCCAAATATACCGGCGCCGACATGGTGCAGCGGGTGGCCGACATGACCATGCAGCTGTTCGGTGGTGCCGGTTATTCCAGGGACCTGCCGATCGAGCGGATCTGGCGGGAAACGAGGGTGGTCCGCATTCTGGATGGCACATCCGAGATCATGCGGCAGATCATCGCCCGCAACGCGTTCCGCAACCATGAACGGCGGAACGCGCCAATCTGA